The proteins below are encoded in one region of Amycolatopsis acidiphila:
- a CDS encoding serine/threonine-protein kinase, with protein MNAFASWLLSLAHTLFNPGFCPGDWVFATSAAGALIALFPVLGAVIVALMRKFTGNTYDAVTISVIAVTGLVTVFLLPWLLANGVSGTFRAAYAGQPSGLSGAELSTIGRDYCGFIGKQSEYLGGGQNVFETLFYPSGSKLAYGYYLGALIGLPVASLFFVILQARTAMRRGQKWPGRLLWVPFVLFVVFSSTVEANTAVHLWLGFLPITVLGLIPVALVGPPPWAVINRPRQERKPEPPPRPMPQQPPPAAPPNKQYAPTAVAPAQQLASAPGPVPVPPGSTANGSGRYRRIRRLGHGGFGTVWQAVDNQLGRTVALKIAHAPDRDTEERMRREARALAMVSHPNCVKVYDLVEEPDGLALVMEYLEGQALGTAVDGQGPLEDIAAGRLWATMAGALQAAHEKGVLHRDIKPSNIILDPSGLPHLIDFGIARSRGDSTMTATGMMIGTPDFVAPEQAAGAAASPASDAWQLAATVSYALSGYPPRGTRESPMAALMAAARAEPASRLPQRSAHARLLIASLDNEPRRRPTLNAVRHEVEGWLGRAGKSPDGPVTRIVPRQQSATRALPPRG; from the coding sequence GTGAACGCATTCGCGAGCTGGTTGCTGTCCCTCGCGCACACCCTGTTCAACCCGGGGTTCTGTCCCGGTGACTGGGTGTTCGCGACCAGCGCCGCCGGTGCGCTCATCGCGTTGTTCCCGGTGCTGGGCGCCGTGATCGTCGCGCTGATGCGCAAGTTCACCGGCAACACCTACGACGCCGTGACGATCAGTGTCATAGCCGTGACAGGCCTGGTGACCGTGTTCCTGCTGCCGTGGCTGCTGGCCAACGGCGTCTCCGGCACCTTCCGCGCCGCGTACGCGGGGCAGCCGTCGGGCCTGTCCGGCGCCGAGCTGTCGACGATCGGCCGTGACTACTGCGGGTTCATCGGCAAGCAGAGCGAGTACCTGGGCGGCGGGCAGAACGTCTTCGAGACGCTGTTCTACCCGTCGGGCAGCAAGCTCGCCTACGGTTACTACCTCGGCGCGCTCATCGGGCTGCCGGTCGCGTCGCTGTTCTTCGTGATCCTGCAGGCCCGCACCGCGATGCGCCGGGGACAGAAGTGGCCGGGCCGGCTGCTCTGGGTGCCGTTCGTGCTGTTCGTGGTGTTCAGCTCGACGGTCGAGGCCAACACGGCGGTGCACCTGTGGCTGGGCTTCCTGCCGATCACCGTGCTCGGGCTGATCCCGGTCGCGCTCGTGGGGCCGCCGCCGTGGGCGGTGATCAACCGGCCACGGCAGGAGCGCAAGCCGGAGCCACCGCCGCGGCCGATGCCTCAGCAGCCCCCTCCCGCCGCGCCGCCGAACAAGCAGTACGCGCCGACGGCCGTCGCGCCCGCGCAGCAGCTCGCGTCCGCGCCGGGCCCGGTGCCCGTGCCGCCCGGCTCGACCGCCAACGGCAGTGGGCGGTACCGGCGGATCCGCAGGCTGGGCCACGGCGGGTTCGGCACGGTGTGGCAGGCGGTGGACAACCAGCTCGGCCGCACGGTGGCGCTGAAGATCGCGCACGCGCCGGACCGGGACACCGAGGAGCGCATGCGCCGCGAGGCCCGCGCGCTCGCCATGGTCAGCCACCCGAACTGCGTCAAGGTGTACGACCTGGTCGAGGAGCCGGACGGGCTCGCGCTGGTGATGGAGTACCTGGAGGGTCAGGCGCTGGGCACGGCGGTCGACGGTCAGGGCCCGTTGGAAGACATCGCCGCGGGCAGGCTGTGGGCGACGATGGCCGGTGCGCTGCAGGCCGCGCACGAGAAGGGTGTGCTGCACCGCGACATCAAGCCCTCGAACATCATCCTGGACCCGAGTGGGCTGCCGCACCTGATCGACTTCGGTATCGCCCGCAGCCGCGGCGACTCCACGATGACCGCGACGGGCATGATGATCGGCACGCCGGACTTCGTGGCGCCGGAACAGGCGGCCGGCGCGGCGGCCTCTCCGGCCTCCGACGCCTGGCAACTCGCGGCGACGGTCAGTTACGCGTTGTCGGGTTACCCCCCGCGGGGGACGCGCGAGAGCCCGATGGCGGCGCTCATGGCCGCGGCGCGCGCGGAACCGGCTTCGCGGCTGCCCCAGCGCTCGGCGCACGCGCGGTTGCTGATCGCGTCGCTGGACAACGAACCCCGCCGCCGCCCGACGCTGAACGCGGTCCGGCACGAGGTCGAAGGCTGGCTGGGCCGCGCGGGCAAGTCCCCGGACGGACCGGTGACGAGGATCGTGCCGAGGCAACAGTCCGCGACGCGGGCGTTGCCGCCTCGGGGGTAG
- a CDS encoding propionyl-CoA synthetase, whose protein sequence is MGTYAEEYQRSLTDPEGYWLGAAKAIDWVREPERALDTTNAPLFRWFPGGELNTSYNALDRHVERGRGEQAALIWDSPVASAKRTYTYAQLRDEVARFAGALRSLGVGKGDRVIIYMPMVPEAVVAMLACARIGAVHSVVFGGFAPKELAARVEDAKPKVIVAASCGIEPTRVVEYLPIINAALGATAHQPDKVVVLQRDAAQAELGARDVDWQELMATAKPAEPVPVAATDPLYILYTSGTTGKPKGVVRDTGGHAVALAWTMGAVYDIQPGDIWWTASDVGWVVGHSYIVYAPLLIGATTLLYEGKPVGTPDAGAFWRVISEHRVKALFTAPTALRAIKRIDPDARELEAYDMADFKTLFLAGERLDPETYHWAHEKLGTPVIDHWWQTETGWPIAANPRGLEPMPVKPGSATVPLPGYDVRILDQSGEQLPAGREGAIAIKLPLPPGTLPTLWGDDDRYIEAYLSRYEGYYLTGDSGYRDEDGYLFVMGRTDDVINVAGHRLSTGSMEAALASHPAVAECAVIGVRDELKGQLPRGFVVLKAGVEIEEDILREELVATVRRDIGPVAAFRHVSIVDALPKTRSGKILRKTMRGIAEGRDEPVPSTIEDPGVLDALRDILR, encoded by the coding sequence ATGGGCACCTACGCCGAGGAGTACCAGCGCAGCCTGACCGACCCGGAGGGGTACTGGCTGGGCGCCGCCAAGGCCATCGACTGGGTCCGGGAGCCCGAGCGGGCGCTCGACACGACGAATGCCCCGCTCTTCCGGTGGTTCCCCGGCGGCGAGCTCAACACCTCCTACAACGCACTGGACCGGCATGTCGAGCGCGGCCGCGGCGAGCAGGCGGCGCTCATCTGGGACTCCCCGGTGGCATCGGCGAAGCGGACGTACACCTACGCGCAGCTGCGGGACGAGGTAGCGCGCTTCGCGGGCGCGCTGCGTTCGCTGGGCGTCGGCAAGGGCGACCGGGTGATCATCTACATGCCGATGGTGCCCGAAGCCGTCGTCGCGATGCTCGCGTGCGCGCGCATCGGCGCGGTGCATTCAGTCGTGTTCGGCGGCTTCGCACCCAAGGAGTTGGCGGCACGCGTCGAGGACGCCAAGCCGAAGGTCATCGTTGCCGCGTCGTGCGGCATCGAGCCGACCCGAGTGGTCGAGTACCTGCCGATCATCAACGCCGCGCTGGGCGCGACGGCCCATCAGCCGGACAAGGTCGTCGTCCTGCAGCGGGACGCGGCGCAGGCCGAGCTGGGTGCCCGGGACGTCGACTGGCAGGAGCTGATGGCAACCGCCAAGCCCGCCGAGCCGGTTCCGGTCGCCGCGACCGACCCGCTGTACATCCTCTACACCTCCGGCACGACGGGGAAGCCGAAGGGCGTGGTGCGCGACACCGGCGGTCACGCGGTCGCGCTCGCGTGGACGATGGGCGCGGTCTACGACATCCAGCCCGGCGACATCTGGTGGACCGCCTCCGACGTCGGCTGGGTCGTCGGGCACTCCTACATCGTGTACGCGCCACTGTTGATCGGCGCGACCACGCTGCTGTACGAGGGGAAGCCCGTGGGCACGCCGGACGCGGGCGCGTTCTGGCGCGTGATCTCCGAGCACCGGGTGAAGGCGCTGTTCACGGCGCCGACGGCGTTGCGGGCGATCAAGCGGATCGACCCGGACGCCCGCGAGCTCGAGGCGTACGACATGGCGGACTTCAAGACCCTGTTCCTCGCCGGCGAACGGCTCGACCCCGAGACCTACCACTGGGCGCACGAGAAGCTGGGCACGCCGGTCATCGACCACTGGTGGCAGACCGAGACGGGCTGGCCGATCGCCGCGAACCCGCGCGGCCTCGAGCCCATGCCGGTCAAACCCGGTTCGGCGACCGTGCCGCTGCCCGGGTACGACGTGCGGATCCTCGACCAGTCGGGCGAACAACTGCCCGCCGGCCGCGAGGGCGCGATCGCGATCAAGCTGCCGCTGCCGCCGGGCACGCTGCCGACACTGTGGGGCGACGACGACCGCTACATCGAGGCGTACCTGTCGCGCTACGAGGGCTACTACCTCACCGGTGACTCGGGCTACCGCGACGAGGACGGCTACCTGTTCGTGATGGGTCGTACCGACGACGTGATCAACGTGGCCGGGCACCGGTTGTCCACCGGTTCGATGGAGGCGGCGCTCGCCTCGCACCCGGCGGTCGCGGAATGCGCGGTGATCGGCGTGCGCGACGAGCTGAAGGGGCAGCTGCCGCGCGGGTTCGTCGTGCTCAAGGCGGGTGTCGAGATCGAGGAGGACATCCTGCGCGAGGAGCTGGTCGCCACGGTGCGCCGGGACATCGGCCCGGTGGCGGCCTTCCGCCATGTGTCCATTGTGGACGCGCTGCCGAAGACCCGGTCCGGCAAGATCCTGCGCAAGACGATGCGCGGCATCGCCGAAGGCCGCGACGAACCGGTCCCCTCGACGATCGAGGACCCCGGGGTCCTCGACGCACTGCGCGACATCCTGCGATAA
- a CDS encoding MarR family transcriptional regulator encodes MEPTTGYLVWRLSMKWRASVDRTLASLGLTHAQYSLLASLSGLSRTGTQPSQRELADYTGLEPIYVSKLARTLEKAGLVERPVHPDDPRAVRLKLTQRGQEVVAEAIGRVHALFAEHMAPIGGPDAPRARELRQSLVALLGETPLTIDESERTMTTPRTINGRTINVAAAATRSVLETLLDKEGLDFDAWIALQYVTEPTTREAVRGSITVPGAPGGPAIEAALDRLAAAGLLRESGGQVERTAEGTELFGRITAVTAQIGDQLFDGIDPRDLAAAERVLERVTERATAVRGGL; translated from the coding sequence GTGGAGCCGACGACGGGGTATCTGGTCTGGCGGTTGTCGATGAAGTGGCGGGCGTCGGTGGACCGGACGCTGGCTTCACTCGGACTGACGCATGCGCAGTACTCACTCCTGGCGTCCCTGAGCGGCCTTTCCCGCACCGGGACGCAGCCGAGCCAGCGGGAGCTGGCCGACTACACCGGGCTCGAGCCCATCTACGTCTCGAAACTGGCCCGCACGCTGGAAAAGGCGGGCCTGGTCGAGCGTCCCGTCCACCCGGACGACCCGCGGGCCGTCCGGCTGAAGCTGACCCAACGCGGCCAGGAGGTCGTCGCCGAGGCGATCGGCCGCGTGCACGCCCTGTTCGCAGAGCACATGGCACCCATCGGGGGGCCGGACGCGCCGCGTGCCCGGGAGCTGCGCCAGAGCCTGGTCGCCCTGCTCGGCGAAACCCCGCTCACCATCGACGAAAGCGAGCGCACCATGACCACCCCACGCACGATCAACGGCCGCACCATCAACGTCGCCGCCGCCGCGACCCGCTCGGTCCTGGAAACCTTGCTCGACAAGGAAGGCCTGGACTTCGACGCGTGGATCGCGCTGCAGTACGTCACGGAGCCCACGACGCGTGAGGCCGTCCGGGGCTCGATCACGGTGCCCGGCGCGCCGGGCGGCCCCGCGATCGAGGCCGCGCTCGACCGCCTCGCCGCCGCGGGACTGCTTCGGGAAAGTGGCGGACAGGTCGAGCGCACCGCCGAAGGAACTGAGCTGTTCGGGCGAATCACCGCGGTCACGGCCCAGATCGGCGACCAGCTGTTCGACGGGATCGACCCGCGGGACCTGGCTGCCGCGGAGCGGGTGCTGGAGCGGGTCACCGAGCGTGCGACGGCGGTGCGCGGCGGGCTGTGA
- a CDS encoding beta-N-acetylhexosaminidase, protein MRRRVSLASLFGAALLALTVFAQPASAEQTTRQLTDVIPVPVDAKPDPRADFRLDPATAIVAGRDARQVAGYLGGLLRPSTGYRLPVVPFAVTSKIELDLARTAKVGDQGYQLDVTKRGVTIRANTTDGLFAGVQTLRQLLPPSVESKTVQHAKWVVPGGSITDYPRFGERGAMLDVARHFFTPDQVKLYIDQIAQYKINTLHLHLADDQGWRIEIKSWPNLAKYGGSTEVGGGPGGYYTQAQYKDLVAYAASRHITVVPEIDMPGHTNAALASYPELNCDGVAPPLYTGIDVGFSSYCVDKDITYKFLDDVIGELAAMTPGKYLHIGGDEAQATTEADYQKFESQVLPIVAKHGKLAEGWHEIASVNPPVSAIPQFWDTDGQDAATAAAAAAGNKILMSPANKAYLDQMYTPDSPLGLHWAGYVEVKDSYDWDPATAVQGVGEQQVAGVEAPLWSETLTNSDAIEYMAFPRLAGIAEIGWSPESTHDWNSYRERLADQGPRWTAEGIDFYRSPQVDWK, encoded by the coding sequence ATGCGTAGACGCGTGTCCCTGGCAAGTTTGTTCGGCGCGGCCCTGCTGGCTCTCACCGTGTTCGCCCAGCCGGCGAGCGCGGAGCAGACCACACGGCAGCTCACCGATGTGATCCCTGTTCCCGTTGACGCCAAACCCGACCCCCGAGCCGATTTCCGGCTCGACCCGGCGACGGCCATCGTCGCCGGCCGGGACGCCCGGCAGGTCGCCGGCTACCTCGGCGGCCTGCTGCGGCCGTCCACCGGATACCGGTTGCCCGTGGTGCCGTTCGCGGTCACCTCGAAGATCGAACTGGATCTGGCCAGGACGGCGAAGGTCGGTGACCAGGGCTACCAGCTCGACGTCACCAAGCGCGGCGTGACCATCCGCGCGAACACCACCGACGGGCTGTTCGCCGGCGTGCAGACCCTGCGCCAGCTGCTGCCCCCGTCGGTCGAGTCGAAGACCGTCCAGCACGCGAAGTGGGTCGTGCCCGGCGGCAGCATCACCGACTACCCGCGGTTCGGCGAGCGCGGCGCGATGCTCGACGTGGCGCGGCACTTCTTCACCCCGGACCAGGTCAAGCTGTACATCGACCAGATCGCCCAGTACAAGATCAACACGTTGCACCTGCACCTGGCCGACGACCAGGGCTGGCGCATCGAGATCAAGAGCTGGCCGAACCTGGCGAAGTACGGCGGCAGCACCGAGGTCGGCGGCGGTCCTGGCGGCTACTACACCCAGGCCCAGTACAAGGACCTGGTCGCCTACGCCGCGTCCCGGCACATCACGGTCGTCCCGGAGATCGACATGCCCGGGCACACCAACGCCGCGCTGGCCTCCTACCCCGAGCTCAACTGCGACGGCGTGGCCCCGCCGCTCTACACCGGGATCGACGTCGGCTTCAGCTCGTACTGCGTCGACAAGGACATCACCTACAAGTTCCTCGACGACGTGATCGGCGAGCTCGCGGCGATGACTCCCGGCAAGTACCTGCACATCGGCGGCGACGAGGCACAGGCGACGACCGAGGCCGACTACCAGAAGTTCGAGAGCCAGGTGCTGCCGATCGTGGCCAAGCACGGCAAGCTCGCCGAGGGCTGGCACGAGATCGCGAGCGTCAACCCGCCGGTCAGCGCGATTCCGCAGTTCTGGGACACCGACGGCCAGGACGCCGCGACGGCCGCCGCGGCCGCGGCCGGCAACAAGATCCTGATGTCGCCGGCGAACAAGGCGTACCTGGACCAGATGTACACCCCCGACAGCCCGCTGGGCCTGCACTGGGCCGGGTACGTCGAGGTCAAGGACTCCTACGACTGGGATCCGGCGACGGCGGTACAGGGCGTGGGCGAGCAGCAGGTGGCCGGTGTCGAGGCGCCGTTGTGGTCGGAGACACTGACCAACAGCGACGCCATCGAGTACATGGCCTTCCCGCGGCTGGCGGGGATCGCCGAGATCGGGTGGTCGCCGGAGTCGACGCACGACTGGAACTCCTACCGCGAGCGATTGGCCGACCAGGGCCCGCGGTGGACCGCCGAGGGAATCGACTTCTACCGGTCACCACAGGTCGACTGGAAGTAA
- a CDS encoding SGNH/GDSL hydrolase family protein has protein sequence MQYERFIALGDSCTEGLHDPYPGSTQYRGWADLAAATLAALNPQLRYANLGVRGRRLDQIIVEQIPTALDLQPDLVALFGGANDVMTRHFRPEVVAKRVDAAVRILTRSAPSVVVFTLSDVSSRIPGVLRVRHRIDALNESIRAAAGQYGAMLVDLADEDVHDLRYFGPDRLHLSEPGHRRLAAHLLTRLGVSSDPAWLAPLPGEPLQPGLRAHAQWMWQEVLPVALTRTRNWFVGRSPGDGFAPKRPELLPVLDELNPWTAIPGGA, from the coding sequence ATGCAGTACGAACGGTTCATCGCCCTCGGCGACAGTTGCACCGAGGGGCTGCACGACCCGTACCCGGGCAGCACGCAGTACCGGGGCTGGGCGGACCTGGCCGCGGCGACCCTCGCCGCGCTCAACCCCCAGCTCCGGTACGCCAATCTCGGCGTCCGGGGCCGGCGGCTCGACCAGATCATCGTCGAGCAGATCCCCACGGCGCTCGATCTCCAGCCCGATCTCGTGGCACTGTTCGGCGGCGCCAACGACGTCATGACCAGGCATTTCCGCCCCGAGGTCGTCGCGAAGCGGGTCGACGCGGCGGTTCGCATCCTCACCAGGTCGGCGCCATCGGTCGTGGTGTTCACCCTGAGCGACGTGTCCAGCCGGATTCCCGGCGTGCTGCGTGTCCGGCACCGGATCGACGCGCTGAACGAGTCGATCCGCGCGGCGGCCGGGCAGTACGGCGCGATGCTGGTCGACCTGGCCGACGAGGACGTGCACGACCTGCGGTACTTCGGCCCCGACCGGCTGCACCTGTCCGAGCCGGGGCATCGCAGACTTGCCGCGCACCTGCTCACCCGGCTGGGTGTTTCCAGTGATCCGGCGTGGCTGGCGCCGCTGCCCGGCGAACCGCTGCAGCCGGGCCTGCGGGCGCACGCGCAGTGGATGTGGCAGGAGGTGCTGCCGGTGGCGCTGACCCGTACTCGCAACTGGTTCGTGGGCCGCTCGCCCGGCGACGGCTTCGCGCCCAAACGTCCGGAACTGCTGCCTGTCCTCGACGAACTGAACCCGTGGACAGCGATCCCCGGCGGCGCCTGA
- a CDS encoding TetR/AcrR family transcriptional regulator: MDSDPRRRLISSAVALLTDEGVEAVTLRRIAREAGVSHGAPLRHFTGRAELLSAVASEGFAELGEADLPKAGAQARLLAACRAYLEFAQRNPAMFELMFRHDLIDTAELDRALFTRFTTLVADAQAAGWREGVDSRTLAASLWAALHGLAELWLWGGLADRDLPTTLEVTLTAYLG; encoded by the coding sequence GTGGACAGCGATCCCCGGCGGCGCCTGATCTCGAGCGCGGTGGCGCTGCTGACCGACGAAGGCGTGGAGGCGGTGACGCTGCGGCGCATCGCCAGGGAGGCCGGCGTGTCGCACGGGGCGCCGTTGCGGCACTTCACAGGACGGGCGGAGCTGCTGTCGGCGGTGGCGAGCGAGGGGTTCGCCGAGCTCGGCGAGGCGGACCTGCCGAAGGCCGGTGCGCAGGCACGGTTGCTCGCGGCGTGCCGGGCGTACCTCGAGTTCGCCCAGCGGAACCCGGCGATGTTCGAGCTGATGTTCCGGCACGACCTGATCGACACGGCGGAGCTGGACCGGGCGTTGTTCACCCGGTTCACGACGCTGGTGGCGGACGCACAGGCGGCGGGCTGGCGCGAAGGCGTGGACTCACGCACCCTGGCGGCGTCCCTGTGGGCGGCCCTGCATGGCCTCGCCGAACTCTGGCTCTGGGGCGGCCTCGCGGACCGCGACCTACCCACGACCCTCGAGGTGACCCTCACCGCCTACCTGGGCTGA
- a CDS encoding aminotransferase class I/II-fold pyridoxal phosphate-dependent enzyme, with protein sequence MSPEEFRQYGKQVVDWIADYLGSVEKHPVRAQVRPGDVRAMLPAHPPEQGEPYEQVLADMDRVILPGVTHWQHPSFFAYFPANASGPGILGDLLSSGLGVQGMVWATSPACTELETVVVDWLAELLGLPAHFRTDSAGGGVIQDSASSAALVAVLAALHRTGTDGRRTIYVSSQTHSALEKAGRITGLVAGDVRTVDVHPETLEMDPARLRALIEEDVAAGVTPALVCATIGTTSTTAIDPVRAIGEICREHGIWLHIDAAYAGVAAVCPDLRWINDGVAEYADSYATNPHKWLLTNFDCGVLWVADRKPMIDALSILPEFLRNAASESGEVIDYRDWQVPLGRRFRALKLWSVIRWYGAEGLREHVRTGIALADRFAELVAADPDFELRAHHPFGLVCFRPLRTDALELMERVNASGKLYLSHTKVGDEVWLRLAIGAPATTAAHVDAAWAALQAAGRRISPGRR encoded by the coding sequence ATGTCGCCGGAGGAGTTCCGGCAGTACGGCAAGCAGGTCGTCGACTGGATCGCCGACTACCTGGGCAGCGTCGAGAAGCACCCGGTGCGCGCACAGGTCCGGCCGGGCGACGTGCGCGCGATGCTGCCGGCCCATCCGCCCGAGCAGGGCGAACCGTACGAACAGGTGCTCGCCGACATGGACCGGGTGATCCTGCCCGGCGTCACGCACTGGCAGCACCCGAGCTTCTTCGCGTACTTCCCGGCGAACGCCAGCGGGCCGGGCATCCTCGGCGATCTGCTGTCGTCCGGGCTCGGCGTGCAGGGCATGGTGTGGGCGACGAGCCCGGCGTGCACCGAACTGGAAACGGTCGTGGTCGACTGGCTCGCGGAACTGCTCGGCCTGCCCGCGCACTTCCGCACGGATTCCGCCGGCGGCGGGGTGATCCAGGACTCGGCGTCGAGTGCCGCGCTCGTGGCCGTGCTCGCGGCGCTGCACCGGACGGGCACCGACGGGCGGCGCACGATCTACGTGTCCTCGCAAACGCATTCGGCGCTGGAGAAGGCGGGCCGGATCACCGGCCTCGTGGCGGGCGACGTGCGAACCGTGGACGTGCACCCGGAGACGCTCGAGATGGACCCGGCGCGGCTGCGTGCGCTGATCGAGGAGGACGTCGCCGCGGGTGTGACTCCGGCGCTGGTGTGCGCGACGATCGGCACGACGTCCACCACGGCGATCGACCCGGTGCGCGCCATCGGCGAGATCTGCCGCGAGCACGGGATCTGGTTGCACATCGACGCGGCGTACGCGGGTGTCGCGGCCGTGTGCCCGGACCTGCGGTGGATCAACGACGGGGTGGCGGAGTACGCGGACTCCTACGCGACGAACCCGCACAAGTGGTTGCTGACGAACTTCGACTGCGGCGTGCTGTGGGTCGCCGACCGCAAGCCGATGATCGACGCGCTGTCGATCCTGCCGGAGTTCCTGCGCAACGCGGCGAGCGAGTCCGGCGAGGTGATCGACTACCGGGACTGGCAGGTGCCGCTCGGGCGGCGGTTCCGCGCGCTGAAGCTGTGGTCGGTGATCCGGTGGTACGGCGCGGAAGGGCTGCGCGAGCACGTGCGGACGGGGATCGCGCTGGCGGACCGGTTCGCGGAGCTGGTGGCGGCGGACCCGGACTTCGAGCTGCGGGCACACCATCCGTTCGGGCTGGTGTGCTTCCGTCCACTTCGGACGGACGCGCTGGAGCTGATGGAACGGGTCAACGCGTCGGGCAAGCTGTACCTGAGCCACACCAAAGTGGGCGACGAGGTCTGGCTCCGCCTGGCGATCGGCGCCCCGGCGACGACGGCGGCCCATGTGGACGCGGCGTGGGCGGCGCTGCAGGCGGCCGGGAGGCGGATCAGCCCGGGGCGGCGGTGA
- the cadA gene encoding cadmium family heavy metal-translocating P-type ATPase, with product MLPEVRWAVVSTVFFLAALGVQLAGGPAEWLYAGCYLAGGWAPLRDGLLALRDKTLDVDLLMVVAAVGAAAIGQVLDGGLLIIIFATSGALEAVATRRTADSVRGLLDLAGDHVTRLTAEGAEVVDTASLAVKDVVLVRPGERIGADGEVVEGASEVDQASITGEPLPVPKSAGDEVFAGTLNGTGALHVRVTRAASDTVIARIVAMVEEASATKAKTQLFVEKIEQRYSVGVVLATLALFFGPLAFGADLRPTLLRAMTFMIVASPCAVVLATMPPLLSAIANAGRHGVLVKSAVVMEQLGTTTRVAFDKTGTLTEGAPQVVEADDEVLRLAAAAEYASEHPLGRAIVSAAQERRLEVSSAQEFSAVPGVGVRAIVEGRQVFVGRGPTVYVDDVEVGTITLTDRLRDDAHAAVAALAEFEPVLLTGDGEDAARKIAAEVGITDVRAGLFPQDKVSAVRELGERVMLVGDGINDAPALAAAHVGVAVGRVDLALETADAVVVRNELSTIPAVIALSRRARRLVLANLALAGTFIVGLVLWDLLGTLPLPLGVIGHEGSTALVALNGLRLLRKSAWT from the coding sequence ATGCTTCCGGAAGTGCGATGGGCCGTGGTGTCGACGGTGTTCTTCCTGGCCGCGCTCGGCGTGCAGCTCGCGGGCGGGCCCGCCGAATGGCTGTACGCGGGCTGTTATCTGGCTGGCGGCTGGGCGCCCTTGCGTGACGGACTCCTTGCCCTGCGGGACAAAACGCTCGACGTGGACCTGCTGATGGTCGTCGCGGCGGTGGGCGCGGCCGCGATCGGGCAGGTGCTCGACGGCGGGTTGCTGATCATCATCTTCGCGACTTCGGGCGCGCTGGAGGCGGTCGCGACCCGGCGGACGGCGGACTCCGTGCGTGGCCTGCTGGACCTCGCGGGCGATCACGTCACGCGGTTGACGGCGGAGGGCGCGGAGGTCGTGGACACGGCGTCGCTGGCGGTAAAGGACGTCGTGCTGGTGCGGCCCGGCGAGCGCATCGGTGCCGACGGCGAGGTGGTCGAGGGGGCGAGCGAGGTCGACCAGGCGTCGATCACCGGCGAGCCGCTGCCGGTGCCCAAGAGTGCCGGGGACGAGGTCTTCGCGGGCACGCTCAACGGCACCGGTGCGCTGCACGTGCGCGTCACGAGGGCCGCGTCGGACACCGTCATCGCGCGGATCGTCGCGATGGTCGAGGAGGCGTCGGCCACCAAGGCGAAGACCCAGCTGTTCGTCGAGAAGATCGAGCAGCGGTACTCGGTGGGCGTCGTGCTCGCCACGCTCGCGTTGTTCTTCGGGCCGCTGGCGTTCGGCGCGGACCTGCGGCCGACCCTGTTGCGCGCGATGACCTTCATGATCGTCGCCTCCCCGTGCGCGGTCGTGCTCGCGACCATGCCGCCGCTGCTGTCCGCGATCGCCAACGCGGGCCGGCACGGGGTGCTGGTGAAGTCCGCCGTGGTGATGGAGCAGCTCGGCACGACCACCCGGGTCGCGTTCGACAAGACCGGCACGCTCACGGAAGGCGCGCCACAGGTCGTCGAAGCGGACGACGAGGTCCTCCGGCTCGCGGCGGCTGCGGAGTACGCGAGCGAGCACCCGTTGGGCCGCGCGATAGTTTCTGCCGCGCAAGAACGTCGCCTGGAAGTATCTTCCGCGCAAGAGTTTTCCGCGGTTCCGGGTGTCGGGGTTCGGGCGATCGTCGAGGGCAGGCAGGTGTTCGTGGGCCGCGGGCCGACGGTGTACGTCGACGACGTCGAGGTCGGCACGATCACCCTCACCGACCGGCTGCGGGACGACGCGCACGCGGCCGTCGCCGCGCTCGCGGAGTTCGAGCCGGTGCTGCTGACGGGGGACGGCGAGGACGCCGCCCGGAAGATCGCCGCCGAGGTCGGCATCACCGACGTGCGAGCGGGATTGTTCCCGCAGGACAAGGTTTCCGCGGTGCGCGAGCTGGGTGAGCGGGTAATGCTGGTCGGCGACGGCATCAACGATGCGCCCGCGCTCGCGGCGGCCCACGTCGGGGTCGCCGTCGGGCGCGTCGATCTCGCGCTGGAGACCGCGGACGCCGTCGTGGTGCGGAACGAGCTGAGCACGATCCCCGCGGTCATCGCGTTGTCCCGGCGGGCCCGGCGGCTCGTGCTGGCCAACCTCGCGCTCGCGGGCACGTTCATCGTCGGCCTCGTGCTGTGGGACCTGCTCGGCACGCTTCCGTTGCCGCTGGGCGTGATCGGGCACGAAGGATCGACCGCGCTGGTGGCCCTCAACGGGCTGCGGCTGTTGCGGAAGTCCGCCTGGACCTGA